The following are encoded in a window of Labrus bergylta chromosome 16, fLabBer1.1, whole genome shotgun sequence genomic DNA:
- the si:ch211-51c14.1 gene encoding protein kinase C and casein kinase substrate in neurons protein 3 has protein sequence MSTLPSDNSPEDANNRSFWMPGNYQRTVKRTEDAFQACNDIVACFQERARVERQYAQQLSEWSNKWKPVVDSSPLYGSLMKAWQCFLSSADRLASLHASICRSLVSEDGDRVRTWQKDTFHKKLFGGFKETQDVETGFIRAQKPWAKRLKKLDKARRAYHKVSRKEQAAREREAHAQGNPDVAIDKQKRIQEERELAQQEAEKVRGRYEKVLEEVNRYAPRYMEEMESIFDQSQDEERKRIVFLKQAFHSIHKHLDITNNESVRAVYDELHNTLMAIDEHEDLRWWKNTHGPGMPTDWPHFQEWTPEKKTKKGKETKKVIEKKKGTIEKSVMIGGVRVRALYDYVGQETDELSFKAGEEFLKVEDEDDQGWCRGMKDDGWEGLYPANYVEVV, from the exons CCTGGGAACTATCAGCGCACTGTGAAGCGGACAGAAGATGCCTTCCAGGCCTGTAATGACATTGTGGCATGTTTCCAAGAGAGGGCTCGCGTGGAGCGGCAGTACGCCCAGCAGCTCAGTGAATGGAGCAACAAGTGGAAGCCGGTAGTGGACTCTA GTCCTCTTTACGGATCTCTTATGAAGGCTTGGCAGTGTTTTCTGTCTTCCGCTGACCGGCTGGCGTCCTTGCACGCGTCCATCTGTCGCTCCCTGGTGTCGGAGGATGGAGACAGGGTCAGAACATGGCAGAAGGACACCTTTCACAAGAAGTTATTTGGAGGTTTTAAGGAGACCCAGGATGTTGAAACCGGCTTCATAAGGGCTCAGAAGCCATGGGCAAAACGTCTGAAAAAG CTGGATAAAGCCAGGAGGGCGTACCACAAAGTGAGCCGGAAGGAGCAGGCAGCCAGGGAGCGAGAAGCACACGCTCAGGGAAACCCAGACGTCGCCATCGACAAACAGAAGAGAATCCAGGAGGAGAGGGAGCTGGCTCAGCAGGAGGCTGAGAAG GTCCGTGGCCGCTATGAGAAAGTCCTCGAGGAGGTGAACCGCTACGCTCCACGCTacatggaggagatggagtCCATCTTCGACCAATCACAGGATGAGGAGCGGAAGAGAATCGTCTTCCTCAAACAGGCTTTTCACTCCATCCACAAACATTTGGACATTACCAACAATGAGAG TGTGAGGGCCGTGTATGACGAGCTCCACAACACACTGATGGCCATCGACGAGCACGAGGATCTCCGCTGGTGGAAGAACACTCATGGGCCTGGAATGCCCACAGACTGGCCTCACTTCCAg gaatggACGCCTGAAAAGAAAACCAAGAAGGGGAAAGAAACCAAGAAAGTcatagagaagaagaaaggaacaATAGAGAAGAG TGTGATGATTGGAGGTGTGAGAGTTCGAGCTCTGTATGATTATGTTGGCCAGGAGACAGATGAGCTGTCATTTAaagcag gggaaGAGTTTTTGAAGGTCGAGGATGAGGATGACCAGGGCTGGTGTCGAGGGATGAAGGACGACGGGTGGGAGGGGCTTTACCCTGCCAACTATGTGGAGGTGGTGTAG